Sequence from the Maribacter algicola genome:
ATGTTGAAATATCCCAAATTAGTAGAATAGAAAGAGGTGTTATTAGTACTTCAATAACCAACGTTAATGTCATAGCCAAGGCTTTGAAAATTGCTGTATCAGAATTGTTCGA
This genomic interval carries:
- a CDS encoding helix-turn-helix domain-containing protein, which gives rise to MFGKNLRRLRKSKGFTQEELANEIDVEISQISRIERGVISTSITNVNVIAKALKIAVSELFEFPPR